From the genome of Sulfurimonas paralvinellae:
CTCAAGTGATAAAGATGTACTTTATGTAACTGGAGAAGAGTCCACTTCCCAGATAAAGCTTCGTGCCAATCGTCTTAAATCAAATCATGATTCTCTCTATCTCTTAAGTGAGATACGCCTTGAGCAGATTCTTGTTGAACTTGAACACAGAGAGTATGATTTTCTCATCATCGATTCCATCCAGACCATCTACTCAGAAAATATCACTTCAGCACCCGGCTCGGTCACACAGGTACGCCAGATCACGTTTGAACTAATGCGCATAGCAAAAGAGAAGGATCTGGCAATTTTCATCATCGGTCACATAACAAAAGAAGGCTCTATCGCCGGTCCTAGAGTATTAGAACATATGGTCGATACTGTTTTATATTTTGAGGGAGATTCCTCGCAAGAGCTTCGAATACTCAGAGGTTTTAAAAACCGTTTTGGAGCGACAAGTGAGATTGGTGTTTTTGAGATGAAAGCCCAAGGGCTTGTCAGTGCTACCGACATTGCTTCACGATTTTTCAATCGTAATTCTCAGCAGAGCGGTTCTGCACTTACAGTCGTTATGGAAGGAAGCCGTCCTATTATTCTTGAAGTTCAGGCTCTTGTTTCTGAATCACACACACCCAATGCAAAGCGTCAGGCAACCGGTTTTGACAACAACCGCCTTAATATGCTTTTAGCTCTCTTGGAACGCAAGTTAGAGATTCCTCTCTCAGGCTATGATGTCTTCATTAATATAACAGGTGGTATCAAAGTAACTGAAACTGCAGCCGATTTGGCAATACTTGCAGCAATTATAAGCAGTTTTCGTGACCGTGCCATCTCTAAAGAGACGGTCTTTATCGGCGAAGTCTCCCTTGTAGGTGATGTCCGAGAAGTTTACGGACTTGATACGCGTCTCAAAGAAGCAAAAATGCAGAATATCAATAAAGCGCTCGTTGCAAAAAAACCGCTTGAAAAGAG
Proteins encoded in this window:
- the radA gene encoding DNA repair protein RadA → MAKKKILFECQHCGLTTPKWMGKCTNCGAWDSFVELSEQQQEVIKQTKSTSSTSAKAISINKVIEEEIYRFSSLDTELDNVLGGGIVPGSLTLIGGSPGVGKSTLLLKVGSNIASSDKDVLYVTGEESTSQIKLRANRLKSNHDSLYLLSEIRLEQILVELEHREYDFLIIDSIQTIYSENITSAPGSVTQVRQITFELMRIAKEKDLAIFIIGHITKEGSIAGPRVLEHMVDTVLYFEGDSSQELRILRGFKNRFGATSEIGVFEMKAQGLVSATDIASRFFNRNSQQSGSALTVVMEGSRPIILEVQALVSESHTPNAKRQATGFDNNRLNMLLALLERKLEIPLSGYDVFINITGGIKVTETAADLAILAAIISSFRDRAISKETVFIGEVSLVGDVREVYGLDTRLKEAKMQNINKALVAKKPLEKSAMKTYIVDEVTKLLEWY